In Hasllibacter sp. MH4015, the following proteins share a genomic window:
- a CDS encoding DUF4399 domain-containing protein → MSLKHLAAAALIAAPTLGWAQDTPSPDGAMVYFVNLEDGDTVTAPVTIIFGLSGMGVAPAGTERENTGHHHLLLNRPPLGEGEEGAEELTYGIPADDNHMHFGGGQTQVTLDLPPGDHTLQLVMGDLNHVPHVPPVASDVITVTVE, encoded by the coding sequence ATGTCACTCAAACACCTTGCCGCCGCTGCGCTGATCGCTGCCCCGACCCTTGGATGGGCGCAAGATACCCCGTCACCCGACGGCGCGATGGTCTATTTCGTGAACCTTGAGGACGGGGATACCGTCACCGCGCCCGTGACGATCATCTTCGGGCTCAGCGGGATGGGCGTGGCCCCGGCCGGCACTGAGCGGGAGAATACCGGCCATCACCACCTGCTGCTGAACCGCCCGCCCCTGGGCGAGGGGGAGGAAGGCGCGGAGGAATTGACTTACGGCATCCCTGCCGATGACAATCACATGCATTTCGGCGGCGGGCAGACGCAAGTGACCCTTGACCTGCCACCGGGCGACCACACGCTGCAGCTGGTCATGGGGGATCTGAACCACGTGCCGCATGTCCCGCCCGTCGCCTCGGACGTGATCACGGTGACTGTGGAGTAG
- a CDS encoding homospermidine synthase: MADAYPVYAKIDGPIVMIGFGSIGKGTWPLIERHFEYDADRFTVIEPDARQHNFLRQHRLNFVDTALTPETYRDVLGGLLEPGKGFCVNLSVDTDSLDLMKFCREIDVPYIDTVVEPWAGYYFGTDDNAARTNYALRQRVRDEKAANPGGTTAVSCCGANPGMVSWFVKEGLLTLAADLGRDDAAPERREDWAALMRDLGVKGIHIAERDTQARAVPRPRNVFVNTWSVEGFIAEGFQPAELGWGTHEPWFPENGHRQETGCKAAIWMERPGAITRVHTWCPTPGPQFGFLVTHNEAVSISDYYTVGKGHEPEYRPTCHYAYHPCDDAVLSLHEMFGSGTTQSKHHILSEDEIVEGIDELGVLLYGHEKNALWFGSRLSNAETRDLAPYQNATGLQVTSAVLAGMVWALENPGAGIVEADEMDHARCLEVQRPYLGPVEAHYTDWTPLQDRWEMFPEDTDPDEPWAFRNVLAS; encoded by the coding sequence ATGGCCGACGCATATCCGGTTTACGCCAAGATCGATGGCCCGATCGTGATGATCGGCTTCGGCTCCATCGGCAAAGGGACGTGGCCCCTGATCGAGCGGCATTTCGAATACGATGCCGACCGCTTTACCGTGATCGAACCGGATGCGCGTCAGCACAATTTCCTGCGCCAGCACCGGTTGAATTTCGTCGATACCGCGCTGACGCCCGAGACATATCGGGACGTTCTGGGCGGGCTGCTGGAACCCGGCAAGGGGTTTTGCGTGAACCTGTCCGTGGACACGGATTCCCTTGACCTGATGAAGTTCTGCCGCGAGATCGACGTCCCCTATATCGACACGGTGGTGGAGCCCTGGGCGGGGTATTATTTCGGGACGGACGACAACGCGGCGCGCACCAATTACGCCCTGCGCCAACGGGTGCGGGACGAGAAGGCGGCCAATCCCGGCGGGACGACGGCCGTGTCGTGCTGCGGGGCCAATCCCGGTATGGTCAGTTGGTTCGTGAAAGAAGGGTTGCTGACCCTGGCTGCGGATCTGGGTCGGGACGATGCCGCGCCGGAGCGTCGGGAGGATTGGGCCGCGCTGATGCGAGATCTGGGCGTCAAAGGCATCCATATCGCCGAAAGGGATACCCAGGCGCGCGCCGTGCCGCGCCCGCGCAATGTCTTCGTGAACACGTGGTCGGTGGAGGGGTTCATCGCCGAAGGCTTCCAGCCGGCGGAGCTTGGCTGGGGCACCCATGAGCCGTGGTTCCCCGAGAACGGTCATCGGCAGGAGACGGGCTGCAAGGCCGCGATCTGGATGGAGCGACCCGGTGCGATCACGCGAGTGCATACCTGGTGTCCGACGCCCGGCCCGCAATTCGGCTTCCTTGTCACCCATAACGAGGCCGTTTCGATCAGCGATTACTACACTGTGGGGAAGGGGCATGAGCCGGAATACCGCCCGACCTGCCATTACGCCTATCATCCATGTGACGACGCGGTGCTGAGCCTGCACGAGATGTTCGGCTCCGGCACCACGCAATCCAAGCATCACATCCTGAGCGAGGACGAGATCGTTGAGGGTATCGACGAGTTGGGGGTGCTCCTTTACGGCCACGAGAAGAACGCCCTGTGGTTCGGATCGCGCCTGTCGAACGCGGAGACGCGGGATCTGGCACCTTACCAGAACGCGACCGGGCTTCAGGTGACTTCTGCCGTTCTGGCGGGGATGGTCTGGGCGCTGGAGAACCCGGGCGCGGGGATCGTGGAGGCCGACGAGATGGACCACGCCCGATGCCTTGAAGTGCAGCGGCCTTACCTTGGCCCGGTCGAGGCGCATTACACCGACTGGACGCCGTTGCAAGACCGGTGGGAGATGTTCCCGGAGGATACCGACCCCGATGAGCCGTGGGCGTTTCGGAATGTCCTGGCGAGCTGA
- a CDS encoding class I SAM-dependent methyltransferase, producing the protein MTDTASLTQQYDRAADRWGDKMRLLGYADAYLGFLTGAGSRAAPSDRVCDIGCGTGAFAEAWSAIYGPDADITLVEPSAPMLDRAHAALLRRGGTARKVQAGIEDFLPDTFPDHLLLAHVIEHVPDPGAALATLRGWVQPGAKLWLVLSKPHWCNAIIWFQWRHRTFDVSEAESLLCAAGWRLDETYAFPSGPPSRTSRGFLATAI; encoded by the coding sequence ATGACCGATACCGCCTCCCTCACCCAGCAATACGACCGCGCCGCGGATCGTTGGGGCGACAAGATGCGCCTTCTTGGCTACGCGGACGCCTATCTCGGGTTTCTGACCGGGGCGGGTTCGCGCGCCGCTCCCTCCGACCGCGTTTGCGACATCGGCTGCGGCACCGGCGCCTTCGCGGAGGCTTGGAGCGCGATTTACGGCCCCGATGCGGACATTACGCTGGTTGAGCCCTCTGCCCCCATGCTCGATCGCGCGCATGCCGCTCTGCTCCGGCGCGGCGGCACTGCGCGCAAGGTTCAGGCCGGGATCGAGGATTTCCTCCCCGATACATTCCCCGACCATCTGCTGCTGGCCCATGTGATCGAGCATGTCCCGGACCCCGGCGCGGCTCTTGCAACGCTGCGCGGTTGGGTCCAGCCCGGCGCAAAGCTCTGGCTGGTGCTCTCCAAGCCCCATTGGTGCAACGCAATCATATGGTTCCAGTGGCGGCATCGCACATTTGACGTGTCGGAGGCCGAGAGCTTGTTGTGCGCGGCCGGGTGGCGGCTGGATGAAACCTATGCTTTTCCGTCCGGCCCACCCTCGCGCACCAGTCGTGGGTTTCTCGCGACTGCAATCTGA
- a CDS encoding MFS transporter, with protein MALGDSFRTLSLAEGRALPFWRSPVALLAVMAFAMPVAFATWSALLNNFVVEVAAFDGSDIGWLHTVREIPGFFAIGVIFLIIFIREQVLGLISLMLLGVATALTAQFPSLGGLLFITLLSSIGFHYYETVNQSLQLQWIRKDRAPQTLGYLLSVGSAATLLAYGLIVLTWRAFDLSYDLVYWVAGGTTAAIALACFLIYPQFESPDPQTKKMVLRRRYWLYYALQFMSGARRQIFVVFAGFMMVERYGFEVHHITLLYMVTLLANMVIAPFLGHAVSYFGERAALIVEYAGLGMIFVLYAGLYIFDWGAGLAAGLYIANHLFFALALAIKTYFQKIADPGDIAPTAAVAFTINHIAAVFLPAGLGYLWLSSPTTVFVLAAGMAVVSLGLSCLVPRHPQPGRETTLAEASAQPAE; from the coding sequence ATGGCACTGGGTGACTCTTTCCGCACGTTGAGCTTGGCCGAAGGCCGGGCCTTGCCGTTCTGGCGGTCGCCGGTTGCCTTGCTGGCGGTCATGGCCTTTGCGATGCCGGTCGCGTTCGCCACGTGGTCGGCGCTTCTGAACAATTTCGTGGTGGAGGTTGCGGCCTTTGACGGGTCCGATATCGGGTGGCTGCACACGGTGCGGGAGATCCCCGGTTTCTTTGCCATCGGCGTGATTTTCCTGATCATTTTCATCCGCGAACAGGTGCTTGGCCTGATCTCTCTGATGTTGCTGGGGGTGGCGACGGCGTTGACGGCGCAATTCCCGTCGCTAGGCGGGCTCTTGTTCATCACGCTGCTCAGCTCCATCGGGTTCCATTATTACGAGACGGTCAACCAGAGCCTGCAATTGCAGTGGATCCGCAAGGATCGCGCGCCGCAAACACTTGGCTATTTGTTGAGCGTGGGGTCCGCCGCGACCCTACTGGCCTACGGTCTGATCGTCTTGACCTGGCGGGCCTTCGACCTGAGCTATGATCTTGTCTACTGGGTGGCCGGTGGCACGACCGCGGCCATCGCACTGGCCTGTTTCCTGATCTACCCGCAATTCGAAAGCCCCGACCCGCAGACCAAGAAGATGGTCCTGCGCCGCCGCTACTGGCTGTACTACGCGCTGCAGTTCATGTCCGGCGCACGGCGGCAGATCTTCGTGGTTTTCGCGGGCTTCATGATGGTGGAACGCTACGGGTTCGAGGTGCATCACATCACGCTCCTCTACATGGTGACGTTGTTGGCCAACATGGTGATCGCGCCGTTCCTGGGCCATGCGGTGTCCTATTTCGGGGAACGGGCGGCGCTGATCGTGGAATATGCGGGGCTGGGCATGATCTTCGTGCTCTATGCCGGGCTGTATATCTTCGACTGGGGCGCGGGGCTGGCCGCCGGGCTCTATATCGCCAACCACCTGTTTTTCGCGCTGGCGCTGGCCATCAAGACCTATTTCCAGAAGATCGCCGATCCGGGCGACATCGCGCCCACGGCCGCGGTGGCCTTCACGATCAATCACATCGCGGCGGTCTTCTTGCCCGCGGGGTTGGGGTACTTGTGGCTCAGCTCACCCACAACAGTGTTCGTATTGGCCGCCGGCATGGCGGTCGTGTCGCTGGGCCTGTCGTGCCTTGTGCCGCGCCATCCACAACCGGGGCGGGAGACGACTTTGGCCGAGGCAAGCGCGCAGCCCGCGGAATAG
- a CDS encoding 50S ribosomal protein L11 methyltransferase — translation MPTWTALTTLKDKQAAEALGEALEGLEPEPTGVGVFEMEDGSGLWEVGGYFVDEPDDIALRLLAAAHGAKAFAVSEVPDQDWVAHVRRELHPVAAGRFFLHGSHDADKVPEGAIPLLIEAAMAFGTGHHGTTKGCLEAVDKLFTAGVRPRAVADIGCGTAVLAIAAAKVLGHLVIASDIDEVAVDVARSNAAANGVGALVHCVEAAGFDHPDLRANAPYDLVFANILKGPLVELAPDMAAHTAPGGHVILSGLLNQQAEDVIAAYAPHGLSVLDRSEIGDWTTLTLRHEG, via the coding sequence ATGCCCACCTGGACCGCATTGACCACCTTGAAAGACAAGCAGGCCGCCGAGGCACTGGGAGAGGCGCTGGAGGGGTTGGAGCCGGAACCGACGGGCGTGGGCGTCTTCGAGATGGAGGATGGATCGGGCCTGTGGGAAGTCGGCGGCTATTTCGTGGACGAACCCGACGACATCGCTCTCCGGCTGCTGGCGGCGGCCCATGGGGCGAAGGCCTTTGCGGTGTCGGAAGTGCCGGACCAGGATTGGGTGGCCCATGTGCGGCGCGAACTGCACCCCGTGGCGGCGGGGCGCTTCTTCCTCCATGGCAGCCACGACGCGGATAAGGTGCCCGAGGGGGCGATTCCACTTCTGATCGAGGCGGCGATGGCGTTCGGAACCGGGCATCACGGGACGACAAAAGGATGTCTCGAAGCCGTGGACAAACTGTTTACGGCAGGAGTAAGGCCGCGCGCGGTGGCCGATATCGGCTGCGGAACGGCGGTGCTGGCGATCGCGGCGGCGAAGGTTCTGGGGCACCTCGTGATCGCGTCGGACATCGACGAAGTGGCCGTGGATGTGGCCCGGTCGAACGCCGCCGCGAACGGTGTGGGGGCGCTTGTCCATTGCGTGGAGGCGGCGGGGTTCGACCATCCCGACCTACGCGCAAATGCGCCGTATGACCTTGTTTTCGCTAATATTTTGAAAGGTCCGCTGGTGGAGCTGGCCCCGGATATGGCCGCCCATACGGCACCGGGCGGGCACGTTATCCTTTCGGGTCTCCTCAACCAGCAGGCCGAGGACGTGATCGCGGCCTACGCCCCCCACGGCCTGTCCGTTCTGGACCGGTCCGAGATCGGGGATTGGACGACTTTGACGCTACGTCACGAAGGGTGA
- a CDS encoding DUF1127 domain-containing protein, which translates to MASITNLSHASSLSATRALSTLVARIAAWNDARVTRKALGSLSNRELDDLGLNRGDIDDIAAGRVYR; encoded by the coding sequence ATGGCCTCCATCACCAATCTGTCCCACGCCTCCAGCCTCTCGGCCACGCGCGCTCTCTCCACTCTCGTGGCCCGCATCGCCGCGTGGAACGACGCCCGCGTGACCCGCAAGGCACTCGGCTCGCTCAGCAACCGGGAACTCGATGACCTCGGTCTGAACCGCGGCGACATCGACGATATCGCAGCCGGTCGCGTGTATCGCTGA
- the ruvC gene encoding crossover junction endodeoxyribonuclease RuvC → MRIIGIDPGLRCLGWGVIDAENGRLSHVANGQCRSEGTELSDRLLSLHVQLSAVVAQYRPDSAAIEQTFVNRDGAGTLKLGQARGVAMLVPAQAGLRVGEYAPNAVKKAVVGVGHADKRQIDHMVRLQLPGCAPAGPDAADALAIAICHSFHAASAGRLAAAIGAAG, encoded by the coding sequence ATGCGTATCATTGGAATCGATCCCGGGCTTCGGTGTCTCGGCTGGGGCGTGATCGACGCCGAAAACGGACGGTTGAGTCACGTCGCCAACGGACAATGCCGCAGCGAAGGGACCGAGCTGTCGGACAGGCTTCTGTCGCTTCACGTCCAGTTGAGCGCGGTTGTCGCGCAGTATCGCCCCGACAGTGCCGCAATCGAGCAGACATTCGTGAACCGCGACGGGGCGGGAACCCTTAAACTGGGCCAGGCCCGCGGTGTGGCGATGCTGGTCCCCGCGCAGGCCGGTTTGCGGGTAGGCGAATATGCCCCCAACGCGGTGAAGAAGGCCGTGGTCGGCGTGGGCCATGCGGACAAGCGCCAGATCGACCACATGGTGCGCCTGCAATTGCCCGGATGCGCCCCGGCGGGGCCGGATGCCGCCGACGCATTGGCCATCGCGATCTGCCATTCATTTCACGCCGCCAGTGCCGGCCGGTTGGCCGCCGCGATCGGAGCGGCGGGATGA
- the ruvA gene encoding Holliday junction branch migration protein RuvA, which produces MIGKLTGRLDYRASDHALIDVGGVGYVVHCSERTLAALPGAGEAVSLYTELLVREDLLQLFGFLTPYEREWHRLLISVQGVGAKASMAILGTLGAEGAARAVTLGDAASIKAAPGVGPKLAQRVVMELKGKAPAAMAQGGTLDAAIGGDVADVVVDAPVAASKPAASSAQAEALSALQNLGYAPADAAQAVAQAAEGVETTPELIRAALRLLAPKE; this is translated from the coding sequence ATGATCGGGAAGCTGACGGGCCGTTTGGATTACCGCGCGTCGGACCACGCGCTGATCGACGTGGGCGGTGTCGGATATGTCGTCCATTGCTCGGAGCGGACCCTCGCGGCCCTGCCCGGCGCGGGGGAGGCGGTGTCGCTTTATACCGAATTGCTGGTGCGCGAAGACCTGCTGCAATTGTTCGGGTTCCTGACGCCCTATGAGCGGGAATGGCATCGCTTGCTGATTTCCGTCCAGGGCGTTGGTGCGAAGGCGTCGATGGCGATCCTTGGCACGTTGGGGGCGGAGGGGGCCGCGCGCGCGGTGACGCTGGGGGATGCAGCCTCCATCAAGGCGGCGCCGGGGGTTGGGCCGAAACTGGCGCAGCGCGTGGTGATGGAGTTGAAGGGCAAGGCACCGGCGGCGATGGCACAGGGCGGAACGCTTGACGCGGCCATCGGTGGCGATGTGGCGGATGTGGTGGTGGATGCGCCCGTTGCTGCGTCCAAGCCCGCGGCCTCCAGCGCCCAGGCGGAGGCGTTGTCGGCCTTGCAGAACCTGGGCTATGCGCCCGCCGATGCCGCGCAGGCCGTGGCGCAGGCCGCCGAGGGTGTGGAGACCACGCCGGAGTTGATCCGCGCGGCCCTGCGCCTGTTGGCCCCCAAGGAGTGA
- the ruvB gene encoding Holliday junction branch migration DNA helicase RuvB, translating to MSEPDPTLRPDRLPEDDRALRPQSLDDFTGQEEARANLRVFIESARRRGEAMDHVLFHGPPGLGKTTLAQIMAKELGVGFRMTSGPVLAKAGDLAAILTNLEAQDVLFIDEIHRLNPAVEEVLYPALEDFELDLVIGEGPAARTVRIELQPFTLVGATTRLGLLTTPLRDRFGIPTRLNFYTIEELDQIVARGARLARIEADPAGTAEIAKRARGTPRIAGRLLRRVIDFAVVEGDGRLTQAIADSALTRLGVDALGLDGADRRYLTLIAENYHGGPVGIETIAAALAEPRDALEEVIEPFLLQQGLIARTPRGRMLAHKGWSHLGLDAPRADGFI from the coding sequence ATGAGCGAACCCGACCCCACCTTGCGCCCCGACCGATTGCCGGAGGATGACCGCGCGCTGCGCCCGCAATCGCTGGACGATTTCACGGGGCAGGAGGAGGCGCGGGCCAATCTGCGTGTCTTCATCGAAAGCGCCCGGCGAAGGGGGGAGGCGATGGACCACGTGCTGTTCCACGGGCCGCCCGGCCTGGGCAAGACGACGCTGGCGCAGATCATGGCGAAGGAGCTTGGCGTCGGCTTCCGCATGACCTCCGGCCCGGTCCTGGCCAAGGCGGGTGATCTGGCGGCGATCCTGACCAACCTGGAGGCGCAGGATGTCCTGTTCATCGACGAGATCCACCGCCTGAACCCGGCGGTTGAGGAAGTGCTCTACCCGGCGTTGGAGGATTTCGAGCTGGACCTCGTAATCGGCGAAGGCCCTGCCGCGCGGACGGTGCGGATCGAGTTGCAGCCCTTCACGCTGGTCGGTGCCACCACGCGGCTTGGGTTGCTGACCACGCCGCTGCGCGACCGGTTCGGCATTCCGACGCGGCTGAATTTCTACACGATCGAGGAACTGGATCAGATCGTCGCGCGCGGCGCGCGGCTGGCGCGGATCGAGGCCGATCCGGCGGGCACGGCGGAGATCGCCAAGCGCGCGCGCGGCACCCCGCGTATCGCGGGGCGGCTGCTCAGGCGCGTCATTGATTTTGCTGTCGTTGAGGGGGACGGACGCCTGACGCAGGCCATCGCCGACAGCGCGTTGACGCGGCTGGGGGTGGACGCGCTTGGACTTGACGGGGCGGACCGGCGCTACCTGACATTGATTGCGGAGAATTATCACGGCGGCCCGGTGGGGATCGAGACCATCGCTGCCGCCCTGGCCGAGCCGAGGGATGCTCTGGAAGAGGTGATAGAGCCCTTCTTGTTGCAACAGGGTTTGATCGCGCGCACGCCAAGGGGACGGATGCTGGCCCATAAGGGGTGGAGCCATCTGGGCCTCGACGCGCCGCGTGCCGACGGGTTCATCTGA
- the ybgC gene encoding tol-pal system-associated acyl-CoA thioesterase, with the protein MIHHWPLRVYYEDVDLAAIVYYANYLKYLERGRSEMVRAAGISQLDMKAAGLVFAVRRVEADYLKPARYDDELIVETRVDRLKGASFDMPQRILRGDEVLMDARIRVVVLNSQGRAARLPADIRAKVTAITASDSP; encoded by the coding sequence ATGATCCATCACTGGCCCCTGCGCGTATATTACGAGGACGTCGACCTGGCGGCGATAGTCTACTACGCAAATTACCTCAAATACCTGGAGCGTGGACGTTCCGAGATGGTGCGCGCCGCGGGCATTAGCCAGTTGGACATGAAGGCGGCGGGTCTGGTCTTTGCCGTGCGCCGGGTAGAGGCCGATTACCTCAAGCCCGCCCGTTACGACGACGAATTGATCGTCGAGACCCGCGTTGACCGCTTGAAGGGGGCCAGCTTCGACATGCCGCAACGCATCTTGCGGGGCGACGAAGTGCTGATGGATGCGCGGATCAGGGTTGTCGTCCTCAACTCACAAGGCCGTGCGGCGCGGCTTCCGGCGGATATTCGCGCAAAAGTCACAGCGATCACGGCAAGTGACAGCCCGTGA
- the tolQ gene encoding protein TolQ has translation METETLALAQEADFTLVALFFRASLIVQLVMIALIVASIWVWAIAFTKFTMFRRARTNAAAFDAAFWSGEPLDELYDQVANAPSSASERVFVAGMTEWRRSLRDDGALIPGVQQRVDRSMDVAIARESSRLTNGLNFLATTGATAPFVGLFGTVWGIMRSFQEIAISGQTSLAVVAPGIAEALLATGLGLLAAIPAVILYNKLSSDADEVVGTFESFADEFSTLLSRQLD, from the coding sequence ATGGAAACCGAGACGCTCGCTCTGGCGCAGGAGGCGGACTTTACCCTCGTTGCGCTGTTCTTTCGTGCAAGCCTGATCGTTCAATTGGTGATGATCGCGCTGATCGTCGCCTCGATCTGGGTTTGGGCAATCGCCTTCACGAAATTCACCATGTTCCGCCGTGCGCGGACCAATGCGGCCGCCTTCGACGCGGCCTTCTGGTCCGGGGAGCCGCTGGATGAATTATACGACCAGGTGGCCAACGCGCCCAGTTCCGCGTCCGAGCGGGTGTTCGTGGCGGGCATGACCGAGTGGCGGCGCAGCCTGCGTGATGACGGGGCGCTGATCCCCGGCGTGCAGCAGCGTGTGGACCGGTCGATGGACGTGGCGATTGCGCGCGAGAGCTCCCGCCTGACCAACGGGTTGAATTTCCTTGCGACGACGGGCGCGACGGCGCCGTTCGTGGGTCTTTTCGGCACGGTCTGGGGCATCATGCGGTCGTTCCAGGAGATCGCGATTTCCGGCCAGACCTCGCTTGCCGTTGTGGCACCGGGTATCGCGGAGGCGCTTCTGGCCACGGGCCTTGGCCTTCTGGCGGCCATCCCGGCAGTGATTCTCTACAACAAGCTCAGCAGCGATGCTGACGAGGTTGTCGGCACGTTCGAGAGCTTTGCCGACGAATTCTCCACCCTTCTCAGCCGGCAGTTGGACTGA
- the tolR gene encoding protein TolR, producing MGAAVAQGGGNRRRRGRGRRGGAKPISEINVTPFVDVMLCLLIIFMVAAPLMTVGVPIDLPDTSAEALPSEEEEPLTVTLAADGRVMLQTTEVARAEIIPRLQAIAAERDSPRIFVRADGGIPYAQVMEVMGALNAAGFREIGLVTDAGGPRLDGAGE from the coding sequence ATGGGGGCCGCGGTCGCACAAGGGGGCGGCAATCGCCGTCGCAGGGGCAGGGGCCGGCGCGGTGGCGCGAAGCCGATTTCCGAGATCAACGTCACGCCTTTTGTGGACGTGATGCTGTGCCTTCTCATCATCTTCATGGTGGCCGCACCGCTGATGACCGTGGGCGTGCCGATTGACCTGCCCGATACCTCTGCCGAGGCGCTGCCGAGTGAGGAAGAGGAGCCGCTGACCGTCACGCTGGCCGCCGATGGCCGCGTCATGTTGCAGACCACGGAAGTGGCCCGCGCGGAGATCATCCCCCGCCTGCAAGCCATCGCTGCCGAACGCGACAGCCCGCGCATCTTCGTGCGCGCCGATGGCGGCATTCCCTATGCCCAGGTGATGGAAGTCATGGGCGCGCTGAATGCGGCGGGGTTCCGGGAAATCGGGTTGGTGACGGATGCGGGTGGTCCGCGCCTGGATGGGGCGGGGGAGTGA
- the tolB gene encoding Tol-Pal system beta propeller repeat protein TolB produces the protein MLAASTALPGLALAQDGPLRLEITEGVIEPLPFALPTFIAESTGASDVAADISRVITADLRGSGLFRPIPAEAHIAQVTSFNAPVSYPDWQAINAQALITGAVEQRSDGQLVVRFRLFDVFSQAPLGEGLQFVGPADSWRRMAHTVADQVYSRITGETGYFDTRVAFIAEEGPKNARLKRLAIMDYDGANVQYLTDSRALVLAPRFSPSGDQILYTSYESGFPQVYLMDVATVQRRPLEAIPGGNMTFSPRFSPTGQTVVFSLEEGGNTDIYALDLASGTRTRLTQAPSIETAPSFSPEGDQIVFESDRSGDQQIYIMPASGGEARRISAGSGRYGTPVWSPRGDYIAFTKQENGRFHIGVMRTDGSEERLLTSSFLDEGPTWAPNGRVIMFTRETPGDDGAPAVYSVDISGRNLQRVATPGMASDPAWSPLQG, from the coding sequence ATGCTGGCCGCGTCCACGGCCTTGCCCGGCCTCGCGCTGGCCCAGGACGGACCCTTGCGCCTTGAGATCACCGAAGGTGTGATCGAACCGCTGCCATTTGCCCTTCCGACCTTCATCGCGGAGAGCACCGGGGCAAGCGACGTGGCCGCCGATATCAGCCGCGTCATCACCGCCGATTTGCGCGGTTCCGGCCTGTTCCGGCCTATCCCGGCAGAGGCCCATATCGCGCAGGTCACAAGCTTCAATGCGCCGGTCAGCTATCCCGATTGGCAGGCGATCAACGCTCAGGCCCTGATCACGGGCGCGGTGGAGCAGCGCAGCGATGGTCAGCTTGTCGTCCGTTTCCGTCTGTTCGACGTGTTCAGCCAGGCCCCGTTGGGCGAGGGGTTGCAATTCGTGGGCCCCGCCGACAGCTGGCGCCGCATGGCCCACACGGTGGCCGATCAGGTCTATTCCCGGATCACCGGCGAGACGGGGTATTTCGACACCCGCGTCGCCTTCATCGCCGAAGAAGGGCCGAAGAATGCCCGTCTCAAGCGGTTGGCGATCATGGATTACGACGGCGCGAACGTGCAGTACCTGACCGATTCCCGCGCGTTGGTCCTGGCCCCGCGGTTCAGCCCGAGCGGGGATCAGATCCTTTATACAAGCTACGAATCCGGCTTCCCGCAGGTCTACCTGATGGATGTGGCCACGGTGCAGCGCCGCCCGCTGGAGGCGATCCCCGGCGGCAACATGACCTTCTCGCCACGCTTCTCCCCCACCGGTCAGACGGTGGTGTTCAGCCTGGAGGAAGGCGGGAACACGGACATCTATGCCCTTGATCTGGCCAGCGGGACGCGCACGCGCCTGACCCAGGCCCCGTCGATCGAAACCGCGCCGTCCTTCAGCCCCGAAGGCGATCAGATCGTCTTCGAGAGTGACCGGTCGGGCGATCAGCAGATCTACATCATGCCCGCATCGGGTGGGGAGGCGCGGCGGATCAGTGCCGGGTCGGGCCGCTACGGCACCCCGGTCTGGAGCCCGCGCGGCGACTACATCGCGTTCACCAAGCAAGAAAACGGGCGCTTCCATATCGGTGTGATGCGCACCGACGGCTCGGAAGAGCGGCTTCTGACCTCCTCATTCCTGGATGAGGGGCCGACCTGGGCCCCCAATGGCCGGGTCATCATGTTTACCCGCGAGACGCCGGGCGACGATGGCGCGCCCGCGGTCTACTCCGTCGACATATCGGGCCGGAACCTGCAACGGGTGGCGACACCCGGCATGGCATCGGACCCGGCATGGTCCCCGCTTCAAGGGTAG
- the pal gene encoding peptidoglycan-associated lipoprotein Pal → MTFSFLRPVHAALLIGTLALAACSQGGLNGGDSAAGVAGGATAGGAGGVGDPSSPVYFNEVVGDRVLFAVDQSTLSPEAQRILAGQAQWLLSNPEFTALIEGHADEQGTREYNLALGARRAASVREYLVSQGVPDARLRTISYGKERPIQICSDEACYSQNRRAVTVISAGLGA, encoded by the coding sequence ATGACATTTTCCTTCCTTCGCCCCGTCCACGCGGCGCTTCTGATCGGCACATTGGCGCTGGCCGCCTGTTCCCAAGGGGGCCTGAATGGCGGTGACAGTGCCGCCGGAGTGGCCGGTGGTGCGACAGCCGGTGGGGCCGGCGGCGTGGGCGATCCGTCCAGCCCCGTCTACTTCAACGAGGTCGTGGGCGACCGCGTGCTGTTCGCCGTGGACCAATCCACCCTGTCGCCGGAGGCGCAGCGAATCCTTGCCGGGCAAGCGCAATGGCTGCTGTCCAACCCCGAATTCACCGCCCTGATCGAAGGCCACGCCGATGAACAGGGGACACGGGAATACAACCTTGCCCTTGGCGCACGCCGTGCGGCGTCCGTGCGGGAATACCTGGTCAGTCAGGGAGTTCCGGATGCACGCCTGCGCACGATCTCCTACGGGAAGGAACGCCCGATCCAGATCTGCTCGGACGAGGCGTGCTATTCCCAGAACCGCCGCGCCGTGACCGTGATCTCCGCCGGATTGGGTGCCTGA